TAACAGGGGGTACGCTCCGCGGCTTAAAGCGTTTCTATGCTCTTGGCTCTATAGGTGTTTCCAGCACCTTCTTCAAATTAATCTCAGCGATTGCTCTGGTTGCTCTGGGCTATGGCGTTACAGGTGCCCTCCTTGGGGCTGCCATTGGTGCCATTGTTGCCCTTTTTATATCCCTCTACCTAATTGCCCCTTACCTGAAGCAGAGCAGCCATGAGTCAAATTTTAACTTTTCCGCCTTCTATTCTTACTCCGCACCTGTACTTATTGCGATGTTCTGCTTTTCTGTGCCCTCCAACCTTGACGTTGTGTTTGCGAAGTACTTCTTCTCAGCCCATGTGGCAGGACTCTACACTTCGGCAAGTGTGCTTGGCAAAATCGTCTTTTTCTTTCCCTCGGCGATATATGCTGTGATGTTCCCGATGATTGCCGAAAGGCATACCCGTGGAGAGGCAACAGGCAGAGTTCTGAAAAAGAGCCTCGTGTATTCTTTCCTGCTTTCAGGTATTGTGGTCGCCGCCTACATCTTATTTCCCCGGCTTGTTGTGATATTCTTCGGCTCCCGCTATCTCGATGCGCTTCCGCTCATAGCACCTTACGGTCTGGCAATGCTTTTCTTTTCGCTTTCGACAATTCTGCTCAACTACCATCTTGCCATAAAAAACATGCGTTATGTCGCTATATTTGCTGGCTTCACATTGCTTGAGGTTTTACTCCTGCTAATCTTCCATGCCTCGCCACTGGAAATGATTTACGTGCTACTATCGGTTAACCTCGCCCTTCTTATTGCAAGCTTAATATATACATGGAGGTCTTAATAGATACATGGAAGTGAGAGTATAATTTCTGTTATTGTGCCCGCCTATAATGAGGCTGATAGGGTTGCAAGTGTGGTGGAAAACCTTAGAAAAGTACTGGATGGGCTTTCGGAAGAGTATGAAATACTGCTGGTGGATGACGGAAGCACAGATTCCACATTAAAAAAAGCAATAGAACTGGAAAAATTGCACAATGGTATTGTTAAAGTTCTCTCTTATGACCGGAACATGGGGAAAGGGCATGCCCTGAAGTATGGTTTTGAACACTCTGAGGGTGAGATGATATTTTTTATGGATGCAGACGGCGACCTGCATCCCGGGCAGATTGACAGATTTCTTAATGTGATGTCCAGAAGCGGGGCAGATGTGATTGCCGGCTCAAAGAAGCATCCGGATTCAAAAATTGTAAACTATCCAATCAGCAGAAAGGTGTTGAGCACTTCCTATTTTCTGTTTACCAGGATGCTCTTCAATTTGAATGTGAGAGACACACAGGTTGGAATAAAGCTGTTCAGGCGTGAGGTGCTTGAGGATGTTATGCCAAGGGTTCTTGTAAAAGAATATGCCTTTGATGTTGAGCTGCTGGCAAATGCCATCAGGAGGGGTTACAGGGTGGTGGAGGTGCCTGTGGATTTGACTTTCAACAATGACAGCAGAATAAATTTAAAGGCAATATGGTGCATGTTTGTCGATACCCTTGCTATTGCATATAGAATGCATATTCTGAAGTATTATGACAGGTGATATGCTCTCTATGCTAAGGCATGTGAGCTTTCTTGCTTATTTTTATTATAATTATCGATTTGCAGAAAGGTGTTGAATGTGAAAAGAATTTTTTAAATTCATAAAGAATTTCGAAATTATTCAGTATATTATAGACTATACTGGCTTGTGGAAGAATATATAAAAGTTGTAAGTAAGGTATATCTATGAAGAAAAGAGTTGTGATTTTCGGCAGGGTTCAGAATGTGGGTTACCGCCCTTTCCTTCTGGGTATTGCCGAGGGTCTTGGTATAGAATACTTTTTTGCAGATAATACCATAATCAATGAGAGGCAAGCAGTACATATTATGATAGATTCTTCCCAGGACAGGGTTGATTCTTTTATTGGGATTATATCTTCTAAATATCCGGAGAATGCTTCTGTGGATGAGGTTAAGGTTGAGGATTACTCCGGCAATGTAATGAAAACAGAGAGTTACTACCGATACCTTACGGCGATGCAGCT
This is a stretch of genomic DNA from archaeon BMS3Bbin15. It encodes these proteins:
- a CDS encoding polysaccharide biosynthesis protein; translation: MLGIVSNTLGTSTTSFVTNLAAENREIGPFLRGAFKRVILIGLIFSFAFFLARNDIASLLKMPDAEPVVVLAFILFFAWLMPITGGTLRGLKRFYALGSIGVSSTFFKLISAIALVALGYGVTGALLGAAIGAIVALFISLYLIAPYLKQSSHESNFNFSAFYSYSAPVLIAMFCFSVPSNLDVVFAKYFFSAHVAGLYTSASVLGKIVFFFPSAIYAVMFPMIAERHTRGEATGRVLKKSLVYSFLLSGIVVAAYILFPRLVVIFFGSRYLDALPLIAPYGLAMLFFSLSTILLNYHLAIKNMRYVAIFAGFTLLEVLLLLIFHASPLEMIYVLLSVNLALLIASLIYTWRS
- a CDS encoding undecaprenyl-phosphate mannosyltransferase; amino-acid sequence: MPAYNEADRVASVVENLRKVLDGLSEEYEILLVDDGSTDSTLKKAIELEKLHNGIVKVLSYDRNMGKGHALKYGFEHSEGEMIFFMDADGDLHPGQIDRFLNVMSRSGADVIAGSKKHPDSKIVNYPISRKVLSTSYFLFTRMLFNLNVRDTQVGIKLFRREVLEDVMPRVLVKEYAFDVELLANAIRRGYRVVEVPVDLTFNNDSRINLKAIWCMFVDTLAIAYRMHILKYYDR
- the yccX_2 gene encoding acylphosphatase, yielding MKKRVVIFGRVQNVGYRPFLLGIAEGLGIEYFFADNTIINERQAVHIMIDSSQDRVDSFIGIISSKYPENASVDEVKVEDYSGNVMKTESYYRYLTAMQLHKIATFGGIMIEKQDDTVREVRAVGTKVDLVGRRWMLLELN